In the Deltaproteobacteria bacterium genome, GTTGATTGGGAAACTGGAAGGGTGTTGTGGATCGGCAAAGGCAGGAGGTATGAAACCCTGAAGGGATTTTTTGACTCCCTCACCCCTGATCAACGGGAGCCAATAGAGGCGGTGGCCATGGATATGTGGGACCCCTACATCAGGGCAGTTAAAGAGGGGTGTCCTTCTGCCTCGATAGTATTTGATCGGTTTCATGTGATTTCGCAGTTTAATAGGGTGATCGATAAGGTGAGAAATGCCGAGTACAGGAAGGCTACTGGTGTTGGCAAGGAGGTGATAAAAGGGAGCAAGTATCTTTTGCTTAAAAGGGCTGAGCATCTCACTGCGGAGGAGAGACCTAAACTTTCTGCTCTTCTTGAACTTAATGAAGCGCTCAATAAGGTCTATGTGCTCAAAGAGTATCTTGGTGGGCTTTGGCAGCAGTTCTGCCCTGAAGGTGCAATGGCATCCCTTGAACATTGGTGTGAGCTTGCCTATGAGAGTGGGATAAGGGCCTTGAGGAAATTTGCCACAATGCTAAGATGGAAGGGATCAATAACAAGATCAAGGTGATTAAACGCAGGGCGTACGGTTTTCATGACACCGAATATTTCTGCCTGGTGATAAAAGATGCATTCGCTTC is a window encoding:
- a CDS encoding transposase; the protein is MEGINNKIKVIKRRAYGFHDTEYFCLVIKDAFASTN
- a CDS encoding ISL3 family transposase, with translation MGEGCPEAGWKISALRPDGRYLPRCHKCGSPVRDVHCFRTRTIRDLNIFDVRVFLKVTYRVLRCPGCGFVVEDLGLFDPYRRVTRRLERYILELCRLMSIKEVAEHLALSWKTIKAIHKASLVKKFSDEDIGMVRIIMVDEISIRKRHRYLTLVVDWETGRVLWIGKGRRYETLKGFFDSLTPDQREPIEAVAMDMWDPYIRAVKEGCPSASIVFDRFHVISQFNRVIDKVRNAEYRKATGVGKEVIKGSKYLLLKRAEHLTAEERPKLSALLELNEALNKVYVLKEYLGGLWQQFCPEGAMASLEHWCELAYESGIRALRKFATMLRWKGSITRSR